DNA sequence from the Capsicum annuum cultivar UCD-10X-F1 unplaced genomic scaffold, UCD10Xv1.1 ctg73796, whole genome shotgun sequence genome:
ACTCTTATTTCATTTCCTATAAATACCTCCATTGTGCTACTGTTCATTCACAACTCAAAATTGCAATCTTTCTTATTATTAAAACTATATTTGCAATATTTTTTAGTCATTCAAAGAGACTATGTCTCGTTCCATTTACTTCATGGTATTTCTTGTCTTGGCAATGACACTCTTTGTTGCCAATGGTTTGTCTTCATCTTTTAATCCTCTACTacctcaaaaaaaaatataacttacaGAATTTTTTAAATGTGGTCTTCTCTTTTATGAACTTATAGTCTAGTGGCTAATTAATCTTGATGAAATTGTATGTATTATTAGAAGTAATACTTCTTTAGGAACAGTGAGTTGATTCACACTTTAAagttatttgtatatatttggTTCGATTATATATGTGTCTTTCTTTTCTAACAATTGTAACAACTTATGAATGATTGTAGGGGTGCAAGGTTATAACATTTGCAAAACAACAAGCAAATACTTCAAAGGAACATGTAGGATTGACACTTTATCTTTATGTATAAAAGTTTGTATCGAGCAGGATAAATTTGAGCATGGCCATTGTAACAACGTCCAAAAGAAGTGCCTATGCACTAAGCCATGTGTATGTGACAATATTCCTAATGATGATCGAACTATTTTGGTTGAGGATGCGTAAACTCTCGAAGCAGAATTGCTTGAAGAAGAGATTT
Encoded proteins:
- the LOC124894411 gene encoding flower-specific defensin-like, whose protein sequence is MSRSIYFMVFLVLAMTLFVANGVQGYNICKTTSKYFKGTCRIDTLSLCIKVCIEQDKFEHGHCNNVQKKCLCTKPCVCDNIPNDDRTILVEDA